Within Sphingomonas piscis, the genomic segment AATCGCCTGATTGCCCTCAACTACCTCGCCGCCGACGGGTGCGTAGACGTCGGAAGCGGCCTTGACCGATTCCACGACGGCAGCTTCCTGGCCCTTGCTCAGCGACTTGCCCGCCTCAGGCACCTCGGCGAAGACGATGTCGCCCAGCGCTTCCTGCGCGTGATTGGAAATGCCGACGGTGGCCGTGTCGCCCTCGAGGCGGATCCACTCATGTTCCTTGGTGAAGTAGAGGCTCATTGCGCAGCTCCCTTGCGATGATAGCGGTGGGGGACGAACGGCATCGGCACGACG encodes:
- the gcvH gene encoding glycine cleavage system protein GcvH, giving the protein MSLYFTKEHEWIRLEGDTATVGISNHAQEALGDIVFAEVPEAGKSLSKGQEAAVVESVKAASDVYAPVGGEVVEGNQAIADDPSLINTDPEGEGWFFKLRLSDTSEVEGLMDETAYREWVATL